The following coding sequences lie in one Rutidosis leptorrhynchoides isolate AG116_Rl617_1_P2 chromosome 6, CSIRO_AGI_Rlap_v1, whole genome shotgun sequence genomic window:
- the LOC139851477 gene encoding clathrin interactor EPSIN 3-like isoform X2, with protein sequence MKKVVRDIKRGVNKKVLKVHSIEQKVLDVTSNDPWGPQGTLLADIAQASRNYHDYQKIMTVVWKRLSDTGKNWRHVFKALNVLEYLVVNGSERVIEDIREHAYHISNLSVFQYIDSTGRDQGSNVRKKSQILVALVNDNEKIKEAREKAGANRDKLRSTPGDDGYEGRYGSRDGEDQYGRDRDEYRGRRSTDGYRSDNGPQSRSSDGYREQPYEDENGHNSSRDSNARFEDGSPDVSLESKPSGQNHGAPPSYEDAVIEGHSPDTPLPAANHHETVVTDHFAAPPPPPPATATPLPAADTPPAAADTPPAAPAVTSVNENDAFDFFDPRGTSPAAPVATSASGGAEMDLLGSLSDSFSSNALTVVPAEPHPPTNPNSTRAFLASSPSSQPFDDPFGDGPFKAVPSTNGFSAQTSATPFGESTPFGQSTPFGEPTPFGVSTPFGDSTPFGEPTPFGEPTPFGEAPQSVAPTTENNNMEFGDTFDQTIDILADILPLTGPTSTGPSQNGFQVQPGQPSSQTTFHSQTVQPSKTDYALQQSNQISTQTVAHSQMGQPPQQTHYAPKLDQTSFPSQPNQTTFPSSFPSQFGQPTPQPSFPIQGSQSALQLGFLDQGGQSGSHHGFPAQSGPSSLQPSFPAQVGQIPLQQGFEAQGPRSVMQPGFPAQVNQSALQPSFPAQGGQSPLQPGFEAQGPRSVMQPGFPVQANQSVLQPSFPAQGGQSPLQASYLVQGGQTALPTRFPPQGGQSQLQPGFASQGGQSALQASFPSQGGHSPLQAGFPTQGSQHGFADGQNGSVGGFSSQLGAGTQAGFPNSNGQTGQQNNFHGGFQPQGSSAPVPPLSQITATPQPPRAPQYNSSSFYQPPAVTASATGALAIVPSQQPTDKKFETKSTVWADTLTRGLVNLNISGSKTNPLDDIGIDFEAINRKEKRMEKPSKTPTTSNVTMGKAMGSGSGMGRAGAGALRPAPNPVMGSGMGINMGASGFGGINNQPMGMNGMHQNMGVGMNVGQASQMQQLPAVGFAPGSAMPPGGYNPMMGRGGGYVQQPYGGYR encoded by the exons ATGAAGAAGGTTGTCAGGGACAT TAAGAGAGGTGTTAACAAGAAAGTGCTTAAAGTTCATTCAATAGAACAGAAG GTTCTTGATGTTACCAGCAACGACCCATGGGGTCCTCAAGGAACTCTTCTAGCTGATATTGCTCAGGCTTCTAGAAACTA CCATGACTACCAAAAGATCATGACAGTTGTTTGGAAACGTCTCAGCGATACTGGGAAGAATTGGCGCCATGTGTTCAAG GCTCTGAATGTTCTTGAATATTTGGTAGTAAATGGGTCAGAACGTGTCATTGAAGATATTAGAGAACATGCATACCATATATCA AATCTGTCGGTTTTTCAATATATCGATTCTACCGGGAGGGATCAAGGGAGCAATGTAAGGAAGAAATCTCAAATTCTTGTTGCTCTTGTGAACGATAACGAGAAAATTAAAGAAGCAAGAGAGAAGGCTGGTGCTAATAGAGACAA GTTACGAAGTACACCTGGAGATGATGGGTATGAAGGGCGTTATGGAAGTAGAGATGGAGAAGATCAGTACGGGAGAGATCGTGATGAATATCGTGGAAGAAGAAGTACAGATGGTTACAGAAGTGATAATGGCCCACAAAGTCGAAGCTCGGATGGATATAGGGAGCAGCCTTATGAAGATGAAAACGGTCATAATTCTTCAAG GGATAGCAATGCTAGATTCGAAGATGGTTCTCCAGATGTAAG TCTTGAATCGAAACCGTCAGGACAAAATCATGGGGCCCCACCTAGTTATGAAGATGCTGTGATCGAGGGTCATAGTCCTGATACACCGCTTCCAGCTGCTAATCATCATGAAACTGTCGTAACTGACCACTTTGCAGCTCCTCCACCGCCACCTCCGGCCACTGCTACACCACTTCCTGCCGCTGATACACCGCCTGCTGCTGCTGATACACCACCTGCAGCACCTGCAGTGACGTCCGTTAATGAAAATGATGCATTTGACTTTTTTGACCCCCGCGGTACATCCCCAG CTGCCCCAGTTGCCACGTCAGCATCAGGTGGGGCTGAGATGGACTTGCTTGGTTCTCTATCAGATTCTTTCTCTTCAAATGCATTGACCGTTGTACCAGCCGAACCCCACCCTCCAACGAACCCAAATTCCACTCGGGCCTTTTTGGCTTCATCACCATCCAGTCAG CCATTTGATGATCCATTTGGCGATGGTCCTTTTAAAGCTGTTCCTTCCACAAATGGATTCTCGGCTCAAACATCAGCTACCCCCTTTGGTGAATCAACCCCCTTCGGTCAATCAACGCCCTTCGGTGAGCCAACCCCCTTTGGTGTATCGACCCCGTTTGGTGATTCGACACCGTTCGGTGAGCCAACTCCGTTCGGTGAGCCAACTCCGTTCGGTGAAGCACCTCAATCGGTTGCTCCAACAACAGAGAATAATAACATGGAGTTTGGAGATACGTTTGATCAAACCATCGATATTTTAGCAGATATACTTCCTCTAACGGGACCCACATCCACCGGACCCTCACAAAATGGTTTTCAAGTGCAACCTGGTCAACCTTCATCACAAACCACATTTCATTCACAAACTGTTCAACCTTCAAAAACTGATTATGCACTACAACAATCTAATCAAATTTCTACACAAACCGTAGCTCATTCTCAAATGGGTCAACCTCCTCAACAAACACACTATGCACCCAAACTTGACCAGACTTCTTTCCCATCACAACCTAATCAGACCACATTTCCTTCGAGTTTTCCAAGTCAATTTGGTCAACCTACGCCACAGCCGAGTTTTCCAATCCAGGGCAGTCAATCTGCCTTGCAGCTCGGTTTCCTGGACCAGGGTGGCCAATCTGGCTCACACCACGGTTTTCCAGCTCAGAGTGGTCCATCTTCATTGCAGCCCAGTTTTCCAGCTCAGGTTGGTCAAATTCCATTACAGCAGGGTTTTGAGGCTCAGGGCCCTCGATCTGTGATGCAGCCTGGTTTTCCGGCTCAAGTGAATCAAAGTGCGTTGCAGCCCAGTTTTCCAGCCCAGGGTGGTCAATCTCCATTGCAGCCTGGTTTTGAGGCTCAGGGCCCTCGATCTGTGATGCAGCCTGGTTTTCCGGTTCAAGCGAATCAAAGTGTGTTGCAGCCCAGTTTTCCGGCCCAGGGTGGTCAATCTCCATTGCAGGCTAGTTATCTGGTTCAGGGCGGTCAAACTGCTTTGCCCACCAGATTTCCACCCCAGGGTGGCCAATCTCAGTTGCAGCCCGGTTTTGCATCCCAGGGCGGTCAATCTGCATTGCAGGCCAGTTTTCCGTCTCAGGGTGGTCACTCTCCATTGCAGGCTGGTTTTCCAACTCAAGGTAGTCAACATGGATTTGCAGATGGTCAAAATGGGTCGGTGGGTGGTTTTTCGTCGCAGTTGGGTGCGGGTACCCAAGCAGGATTCCCCAATTCCAATGGTCAAACTGGTCAACAAAATAACTTCCATGGAGGTTTCCAGCCTCAGGGTTCCTCAGCTCCAGTTCCGCCGTTGTCACAAATTACTGCCACGCCACAGCCCCCACGTGCCCCACAGTACAATTCTTCAAGTTTCTATCAACCGCCAGCTGTCACAGCTTCTGCAACAGGTGCTCTAGCTATAGTACCATCCCAACAACCCACGGACAAAAAGTTTGAGACCAAATCCACAGTTTGGGCTGATACGTTAACCCGTGGGCTCGTCAATTTGAACATATCTGGAT CTAAAACAAACCCCTTAGATGACATTGGCATCGACTTTGAGGCCATAAACCGCAAGGAGAAAAGAATGGAGAAGCCAAGCAAAACCCCGACGACTTCAAACGTAACGATGGGAAAGGCCATGGGTTCGGGTTCAGGAATGGGTCGAGCTGGTGCAGGTGCTTTAAGACCCGCACCAAACCCCGTAATGGGTTCAGGAATGGGAATCAATATGGGTGCATCTGGTTTTGGTGGCATTAACAACCAGCCCATGGGTATGAACGGCATGCATCAGAATATGGGTGTCGGAATGAACGTTGGCCAAGCGTCTCAAATGCAACAGCTGCCTGCTGTTGGGTTCGCACCTGGCTCAGCGATGCCACCTGGCGGTTATAATCCAATGATGGGTAGAGGTGGTGGTTATGTTCAGCAACCTTATGGTGGATACAGATAG
- the LOC139851477 gene encoding clathrin interactor EPSIN 3-like isoform X1 produces MKKVVRDIKRGVNKKVLKVHSIEQKVLDVTSNDPWGPQGTLLADIAQASRNYHDYQKIMTVVWKRLSDTGKNWRHVFKALNVLEYLVVNGSERVIEDIREHAYHISNLSVFQYIDSTGRDQGSNVRKKSQILVALVNDNEKIKEAREKAGANRDKLRSTPGDDGYEGRYGSRDGEDQYGRDRDEYRGRRSTDGYRSDNGPQSRSSDGYREQPYEDENGHNSSRDSNARFEDGSPDVSSLESKPSGQNHGAPPSYEDAVIEGHSPDTPLPAANHHETVVTDHFAAPPPPPPATATPLPAADTPPAAADTPPAAPAVTSVNENDAFDFFDPRGTSPAAPVATSASGGAEMDLLGSLSDSFSSNALTVVPAEPHPPTNPNSTRAFLASSPSSQPFDDPFGDGPFKAVPSTNGFSAQTSATPFGESTPFGQSTPFGEPTPFGVSTPFGDSTPFGEPTPFGEPTPFGEAPQSVAPTTENNNMEFGDTFDQTIDILADILPLTGPTSTGPSQNGFQVQPGQPSSQTTFHSQTVQPSKTDYALQQSNQISTQTVAHSQMGQPPQQTHYAPKLDQTSFPSQPNQTTFPSSFPSQFGQPTPQPSFPIQGSQSALQLGFLDQGGQSGSHHGFPAQSGPSSLQPSFPAQVGQIPLQQGFEAQGPRSVMQPGFPAQVNQSALQPSFPAQGGQSPLQPGFEAQGPRSVMQPGFPVQANQSVLQPSFPAQGGQSPLQASYLVQGGQTALPTRFPPQGGQSQLQPGFASQGGQSALQASFPSQGGHSPLQAGFPTQGSQHGFADGQNGSVGGFSSQLGAGTQAGFPNSNGQTGQQNNFHGGFQPQGSSAPVPPLSQITATPQPPRAPQYNSSSFYQPPAVTASATGALAIVPSQQPTDKKFETKSTVWADTLTRGLVNLNISGSKTNPLDDIGIDFEAINRKEKRMEKPSKTPTTSNVTMGKAMGSGSGMGRAGAGALRPAPNPVMGSGMGINMGASGFGGINNQPMGMNGMHQNMGVGMNVGQASQMQQLPAVGFAPGSAMPPGGYNPMMGRGGGYVQQPYGGYR; encoded by the exons ATGAAGAAGGTTGTCAGGGACAT TAAGAGAGGTGTTAACAAGAAAGTGCTTAAAGTTCATTCAATAGAACAGAAG GTTCTTGATGTTACCAGCAACGACCCATGGGGTCCTCAAGGAACTCTTCTAGCTGATATTGCTCAGGCTTCTAGAAACTA CCATGACTACCAAAAGATCATGACAGTTGTTTGGAAACGTCTCAGCGATACTGGGAAGAATTGGCGCCATGTGTTCAAG GCTCTGAATGTTCTTGAATATTTGGTAGTAAATGGGTCAGAACGTGTCATTGAAGATATTAGAGAACATGCATACCATATATCA AATCTGTCGGTTTTTCAATATATCGATTCTACCGGGAGGGATCAAGGGAGCAATGTAAGGAAGAAATCTCAAATTCTTGTTGCTCTTGTGAACGATAACGAGAAAATTAAAGAAGCAAGAGAGAAGGCTGGTGCTAATAGAGACAA GTTACGAAGTACACCTGGAGATGATGGGTATGAAGGGCGTTATGGAAGTAGAGATGGAGAAGATCAGTACGGGAGAGATCGTGATGAATATCGTGGAAGAAGAAGTACAGATGGTTACAGAAGTGATAATGGCCCACAAAGTCGAAGCTCGGATGGATATAGGGAGCAGCCTTATGAAGATGAAAACGGTCATAATTCTTCAAG GGATAGCAATGCTAGATTCGAAGATGGTTCTCCAGATGTAAG TAGTCTTGAATCGAAACCGTCAGGACAAAATCATGGGGCCCCACCTAGTTATGAAGATGCTGTGATCGAGGGTCATAGTCCTGATACACCGCTTCCAGCTGCTAATCATCATGAAACTGTCGTAACTGACCACTTTGCAGCTCCTCCACCGCCACCTCCGGCCACTGCTACACCACTTCCTGCCGCTGATACACCGCCTGCTGCTGCTGATACACCACCTGCAGCACCTGCAGTGACGTCCGTTAATGAAAATGATGCATTTGACTTTTTTGACCCCCGCGGTACATCCCCAG CTGCCCCAGTTGCCACGTCAGCATCAGGTGGGGCTGAGATGGACTTGCTTGGTTCTCTATCAGATTCTTTCTCTTCAAATGCATTGACCGTTGTACCAGCCGAACCCCACCCTCCAACGAACCCAAATTCCACTCGGGCCTTTTTGGCTTCATCACCATCCAGTCAG CCATTTGATGATCCATTTGGCGATGGTCCTTTTAAAGCTGTTCCTTCCACAAATGGATTCTCGGCTCAAACATCAGCTACCCCCTTTGGTGAATCAACCCCCTTCGGTCAATCAACGCCCTTCGGTGAGCCAACCCCCTTTGGTGTATCGACCCCGTTTGGTGATTCGACACCGTTCGGTGAGCCAACTCCGTTCGGTGAGCCAACTCCGTTCGGTGAAGCACCTCAATCGGTTGCTCCAACAACAGAGAATAATAACATGGAGTTTGGAGATACGTTTGATCAAACCATCGATATTTTAGCAGATATACTTCCTCTAACGGGACCCACATCCACCGGACCCTCACAAAATGGTTTTCAAGTGCAACCTGGTCAACCTTCATCACAAACCACATTTCATTCACAAACTGTTCAACCTTCAAAAACTGATTATGCACTACAACAATCTAATCAAATTTCTACACAAACCGTAGCTCATTCTCAAATGGGTCAACCTCCTCAACAAACACACTATGCACCCAAACTTGACCAGACTTCTTTCCCATCACAACCTAATCAGACCACATTTCCTTCGAGTTTTCCAAGTCAATTTGGTCAACCTACGCCACAGCCGAGTTTTCCAATCCAGGGCAGTCAATCTGCCTTGCAGCTCGGTTTCCTGGACCAGGGTGGCCAATCTGGCTCACACCACGGTTTTCCAGCTCAGAGTGGTCCATCTTCATTGCAGCCCAGTTTTCCAGCTCAGGTTGGTCAAATTCCATTACAGCAGGGTTTTGAGGCTCAGGGCCCTCGATCTGTGATGCAGCCTGGTTTTCCGGCTCAAGTGAATCAAAGTGCGTTGCAGCCCAGTTTTCCAGCCCAGGGTGGTCAATCTCCATTGCAGCCTGGTTTTGAGGCTCAGGGCCCTCGATCTGTGATGCAGCCTGGTTTTCCGGTTCAAGCGAATCAAAGTGTGTTGCAGCCCAGTTTTCCGGCCCAGGGTGGTCAATCTCCATTGCAGGCTAGTTATCTGGTTCAGGGCGGTCAAACTGCTTTGCCCACCAGATTTCCACCCCAGGGTGGCCAATCTCAGTTGCAGCCCGGTTTTGCATCCCAGGGCGGTCAATCTGCATTGCAGGCCAGTTTTCCGTCTCAGGGTGGTCACTCTCCATTGCAGGCTGGTTTTCCAACTCAAGGTAGTCAACATGGATTTGCAGATGGTCAAAATGGGTCGGTGGGTGGTTTTTCGTCGCAGTTGGGTGCGGGTACCCAAGCAGGATTCCCCAATTCCAATGGTCAAACTGGTCAACAAAATAACTTCCATGGAGGTTTCCAGCCTCAGGGTTCCTCAGCTCCAGTTCCGCCGTTGTCACAAATTACTGCCACGCCACAGCCCCCACGTGCCCCACAGTACAATTCTTCAAGTTTCTATCAACCGCCAGCTGTCACAGCTTCTGCAACAGGTGCTCTAGCTATAGTACCATCCCAACAACCCACGGACAAAAAGTTTGAGACCAAATCCACAGTTTGGGCTGATACGTTAACCCGTGGGCTCGTCAATTTGAACATATCTGGAT CTAAAACAAACCCCTTAGATGACATTGGCATCGACTTTGAGGCCATAAACCGCAAGGAGAAAAGAATGGAGAAGCCAAGCAAAACCCCGACGACTTCAAACGTAACGATGGGAAAGGCCATGGGTTCGGGTTCAGGAATGGGTCGAGCTGGTGCAGGTGCTTTAAGACCCGCACCAAACCCCGTAATGGGTTCAGGAATGGGAATCAATATGGGTGCATCTGGTTTTGGTGGCATTAACAACCAGCCCATGGGTATGAACGGCATGCATCAGAATATGGGTGTCGGAATGAACGTTGGCCAAGCGTCTCAAATGCAACAGCTGCCTGCTGTTGGGTTCGCACCTGGCTCAGCGATGCCACCTGGCGGTTATAATCCAATGATGGGTAGAGGTGGTGGTTATGTTCAGCAACCTTATGGTGGATACAGATAG